The window CAGTAAATTCAAGAGGAATTTATACCATGTCATGCCACTGATTGTAGGCGACGCCTTACAGCGCGCAGAAAACGAAATTAAGGGAAATGAACCACAAGACTTCGGAATAGAGGAGTTACAAACGAGAATGCTCAATCTAGAAGGCATGGAATGCAAATGGGACAAAATATCTCCACCTAAAGATGAGAACGAGGTGCTTTCCTTAATCATACACGCAACTGACGTGCTTTATCAGCACGATGCTTACAGCGCTATTTTGAAACGAATTGATGAGATTTATGGAGAAGACACAGAGCGTAATCCAGTCTCGCTAAAACACCTAAAGATGGTGAACCGATTTAACCAACTTAAAAATGAAGTTAAAATAAAATATGCTACTTCTGACCTTAGAAAAATGATCAGTTCTTTCGCTAGGTCGATGTTTGGGAAGCTATACATCAAGTTTACAGAAAAAGGCCGAAATTATTTAACAGAGCTGATACAATTGACGGAAGTATTGTTGCTTGATGGTTCCATCAATACGGTCATCACAGGTTCTATTGAACAGAGGGAACAGCTTTTTGAAATGCTGGATAATATGGAACGCAATCAACAGATCAGCTATGGCTTTTATTCTAGTAAAAGCAGTATTCTGTCTTGTTATGTAACAGCGATCGATGATTACCATATTCACTTTTTAGATGGAGATAATGGTGGCTACACTCAGGCAAGTAAAATTCTTAAGAAAAAACTACGAGCCACAGGATAAAGCAAACTTCAAATTTCTCAAAAGTAATAGAGCCACCTTTAATAAGGTGGCTCTATCTTAAAACTCTAGGGGTTATCTGAAAGCAATAGTTGTTCCTAGAATTTCCAATGTTAATAGTAGGTGAATCGGCGCACCTTAGCGATATACTTAGCGAGTCGTATCACCTGGTGGCTGTAACCGTATTCATTATCATACCATACGTAAACGACAACTTTTTTACCATCAGCACTCACAATAGTAGCGTTAGAATCATAAATCGACGGTGCGTTAGAACCTACAATATCAGTAGAAACCAACTCATTATCGATACTGTATTTGATTTGCTCTACCAGATCACCTTCAAGCGCATATTTCTTTAATGTGGCATTCAGCGCATCCTTACTTGTGGTGTTTTCCAACTCTAAATTCAAAATAGCCAGGGAACCGTTAGGCACTGGTACTCTAATCGCATTTGAAGTTAACTTTCCTTCAAAAGAAGGCAATGCTTTACTTACAGCGCTACCGGCTCCAGTTTCAGTGATTACCATATTTAAAGCAGCAGCTCTACCGCGACGGTATTTGCTGTGCATGTTATCTACTAGATTTTGATCGTTAGTATAAGCGTGAATGGTTTCAAGATGACCACTTACCACGCCAAAACTATCTTCAATCGCTTTCAATACTGGAGTAATCGCATTTGTCGTACAACTGGCTGCTGAGAAAATATCTACATTATCTGGGGAGTGATCTAGATGATTTACTCCATGAACAATGTTAGGAATCCCTTTTCCAGGGGCAGTAAGCAATACCTTATGCGCTCCTTTTGCTTTTAAGTGTCTTTTCAACGCCTGATCATCACGGAAGGCTCCTGTGTTATCGATGATCAAGGCATCATTAATACCATAGGCGGTATAATCAATATCCTCTGGAGCATTTGCACTGATGATTTTTACAGTGGTGCCATTAATTATTAATGACTCATCATCAACATTATAACTAACAGTACCAGAAAAATTACCATGAACGGAATCCTGGGCTAGGAGAGAAGCTCTTTTTTCAAGAACGTTCTCTGTAATTGCACCACGAGTTACAATTGCTCTCAATCGCAATTGACTTCCTTTACCAGCTTTAGTCATCAACTCACGAGCCAGTAA of the Nonlabens marinus S1-08 genome contains:
- a CDS encoding DUF3095 family protein, with translation MTIDRTDYFYSDLHVFTGALPEIYSNPRSFSKVPDAWNIVVTDVENSTDAVKNGRQQEVNLAATGSIVACINISRDAGLEIPFFFGGDGATLLIPDKILQDCLHALSLHRERCLTSFGFHLRVGYRTVHQMRSQGCQLHISKFKRNLYHVMPLIVGDALQRAENEIKGNEPQDFGIEELQTRMLNLEGMECKWDKISPPKDENEVLSLIIHATDVLYQHDAYSAILKRIDEIYGEDTERNPVSLKHLKMVNRFNQLKNEVKIKYATSDLRKMISSFARSMFGKLYIKFTEKGRNYLTELIQLTEVLLLDGSINTVITGSIEQREQLFEMLDNMERNQQISYGFYSSKSSILSCYVTAIDDYHIHFLDGDNGGYTQASKILKKKLRATG
- a CDS encoding glyceraldehyde-3-phosphate dehydrogenase, which gives rise to MSQVDIYEKELAFQTDRRRAAVAFIKAVSDLWYDKSIELVLFRNQLIDRNVSEIINLHEYAGEFVQKPISIFDSVEIAQAILSLDLPPSKLDIGKLTYEYHLEENELQEATAFVSKKLGDAKGTEEITPKDVVLYGFGRIGRLLARELMTKAGKGSQLRLRAIVTRGAITENVLEKRASLLAQDSVHGNFSGTVSYNVDDESLIINGTTVKIISANAPEDIDYTAYGINDALIIDNTGAFRDDQALKRHLKAKGAHKVLLTAPGKGIPNIVHGVNHLDHSPDNVDIFSAASCTTNAITPVLKAIEDSFGVVSGHLETIHAYTNDQNLVDNMHSKYRRGRAAALNMVITETGAGSAVSKALPSFEGKLTSNAIRVPVPNGSLAILNLELENTTSKDALNATLKKYALEGDLVEQIKYSIDNELVSTDIVGSNAPSIYDSNATIVSADGKKVVVYVWYDNEYGYSHQVIRLAKYIAKVRRFTYY